A region of Stegostoma tigrinum isolate sSteTig4 chromosome 3, sSteTig4.hap1, whole genome shotgun sequence DNA encodes the following proteins:
- the LOC132209502 gene encoding uncharacterized protein LOC132209502, giving the protein MLEAGVDRQYGLQMLEAGIHSQYGLQMLEAGVDRQYRLQMLEARVSSQYGLQMLEAGVDRQYRLQMLEAGVDRQYGLQMLEAGVDRQYRLQMLEAGVNRQYGLQMLEAGVDRQYGLQMLEAGVDRQYGLQMLEAGVDRQYRLQMLEAGVDRQYGLQMLEARVN; this is encoded by the coding sequence atgctggaggctGGAGTCGATAGACAGTatggactacagatgctggaagccggAATCCATAGTCAGTatggactacagatgctggaggccGGAGTCGATAGACAGTAtagactacagatgctggaagccagagtcagtAGTCAGTATGGACTACAGATGTTGGAGGCCGGAGTCGATAGACAGTAtagactacagatgctggaggccGGAGTCGATAGACAGTatggactacagatgctggaggctGGAGTCGATAGACAGTATAGATTACAGATGCTGGAGGCTGGAGTCAATAGACAGTatggactacagatgctggaggccGGAGTCGATAGACAGTatggactacagatgctggaggccGGAGTCGATAGACAGTatggactacagatgctggaggccGGAGTCGATAGACAGTAtagactacagatgctggaagccggAGTCGATAGACAGTatggactacagatgctggaagctagagtcaattgA